Genomic DNA from Methanofollis sp. W23:
GGTCTGGTCGTCCTGGGGCTTTCATCCGACAATTTTGCGGGCAGGAAGAGCCACCCGGTCACGACCTACGAGGCGCGGAAGGAGGCGCTGGAAACATATATTCAGAGTCTTGGCACCACGGCGAGGTGGGAGGTGGAGCCTCTCTACGACCGTTACGGTTCGGCGCTTGATGTCGATTTCGATATCCTGGTCGTCTCAGAGGAGACGCTTCCTGTGGGGCTTGAGATCAACAAACTCCGCCGTGCCAAGGGGAGGGAGATGGTGGAGATCCACCAGATCGCCTGTGTCCTTGCCGAGGACGGGCGGTGGATCTCCTCGACACGGATCATCAGGGGCGAGATCGACGATGCCGGGAGACTGATCCCCCGTGATAAATAAAAACGCCCCTAGCTTTCAGAAATAGACCCCCCCGGCAATCACCTGGTACCTGGCAGGGACCTGGACAACCCCTGAGGCGGTGACCGGCACGACCGTCTTCACCGTCGTCGTCAAGGTATCCTCTTTCACAAGATGTTTCATGCCTCCGCCGCCCCTGTACTCAAGGCTGAACGAGACCTGGGTCTGGTCCTCCGGCCCTGGTGCAAGCCCGTCGAGGAAGACGGCGGTGGTGTAGGCCCCGTCTGGCACCTGACAATATTCGGCGAGGCTCGTGTTGTCTGGCGTCCTGAGCACGGGTGCCAACAGCCGTGGTTCTTCTTTTGTCTCATGCTCTCCGACTCCGAAGGGGGCGAAGATGTCTGAGGCGTTGCGTTCTGTCGTCGTGAACGCAAGCATCCTCCCGTAGGGGGTATCCTGTACCGCCACGTTCCATCCCTCGACCTGACCTTCAGCGAACGTCTCCTCGCTCATCACCTGCTCGCCATCCGTATTCACAGGGAGAGGGACCATGATCGTCGCGGTGCCGTCCACAGGAATGCCGGAGAGGCCGGTGACCTCGATCACGTAG
This window encodes:
- a CDS encoding phosphopantetheine adenylyltransferase — encoded protein: MKIMVGGTFSPLHAGHKKLISRSFELAGPDGLVVLGLSSDNFAGRKSHPVTTYEARKEALETYIQSLGTTARWEVEPLYDRYGSALDVDFDILVVSEETLPVGLEINKLRRAKGREMVEIHQIACVLAEDGRWISSTRIIRGEIDDAGRLIPRDK